One Fusarium poae strain DAOMC 252244 chromosome 4, whole genome shotgun sequence DNA window includes the following coding sequences:
- a CDS encoding hypothetical protein (BUSCO:8615at5125) → MEQVDNISASGQTQALSARSSARSARRPLSQASTASLNSLEPPGFADTSDMYSGQWLPGDHAHIHAHPHGHVKDMNNAQMSTDDMLLQAATHMQGSQDFPMDASMSAPMGHHLQYQQRHPSQRHPLPAEQYSNNASFTEGESQLMERDENDDGGDSRMVMGGAPKSTSGRSSANNELEMRQLYKSNMHRGLDDVAKELHGNDRGPNSERTRQVFAMLWINSVCSAGKGSVPRGRVYANYASKCANERITVLNPASFGKLVRVLFPGLKTRRLGVRGESKYHYVNFTLHEESPEVHEAPAQIARPQTEARSLTPNFNQLPAPSNISLSQGTLPSPHIGTDVKPDGNSRQSAFGSHSLYNEHEVRKLEDLNCTTKTQLELAFPPVNEEVFALADPLPLPSIDRFLPQGTDPDAAKSLSALYRAHCTSLVECIRYCKEKNFFHLYTSFQGTLTTPVQKLFANPALASWVEECDFVLYQRMMRIVSSLTLQVVPKPVLDTFRTISDRLVPHIRESFQGQPQHVVRAKEAPATLFAGLLDRALRVNLTAHAAANMLSTEENRTQMFEDWVAMIRLRKIAECVPTRGMDEVVKILLHDVRSLLNNPKVDWTIQGVTVYSETSSSNSRLSNDDNVGAPGQNVLEAWVAFLRGLPQRFPYASATEIVWCIERIGTAVMRDITLRGGKSFGSWWVTKTWLDEMACFLVETGGFMNQKSSRTTGTNTTTPPRSTKDTSRQTSRYSSGSDELNLNNASQNQGERAPFPPASNKVNQNSMSMSGGDMHDDSGIGIRTPEEEFNLDKFDYTGAENQEHDMLTGSEFATGGL, encoded by the exons atggaGCAGG TGGACAATATTTCAGCTTCTGGGCAAACCCAAGCTCTATCAGCCCGTTCCTCCGCCCGGTCGGCCAGACGTCCTCTGTCCCAAGCCTCAACAGCCTCGCTCAACAGCCTCGAACCACCAGGCTTTGCTGACACGTCGGACATGTACTCCGGACAATGGTTGCCCGGCGATCATGCCCATATACACGCGCATCCTCATGGCCATGTCAAGGATATGAATAATGCTCAGATGTCGACAGACGATATGCTGCTACAGGCTGCGACACATATGCAAGGTAGCCAAGATTTCCCAATGGATGCTTCCATGAGTGCTCCAATGGGCCATCACTTGCAATACCAACAACGGCATCCTTCACAAAGACACCCACTTCCAGCCGAACAATACAGCAACAACGCCAGTTTCACTGAAGGTGAAAGTCAGTTGATGGAACGCGATGAAAACGACGACGGTGGTGATTCCCGAATGGTCATGGGCGGAGCCCCTAAAAGCACGTCAGGTCGATCGAGTGCGAACAACGAGCTTGAAATGAGGCAACTCTATAAGAGCAACATGCACCGTGGCCTTGACGATGTGGCAAAGGAATTGCACGGCAATGATAGGGGTCCCAACTCGGAGCGAACGCGACAAGTGTTTGCCATGCTTTG GATTAACTCGGTCTGTAGTGCAGGTAAGGGATCAGTCCCAAGAGGACGTGTATACGCCAACTACGCCTCGAAGTGTGCCAACGAAAGGATAACTGTGCTCAACCCTGCCAGCTTTGGCAAGCTTGTTCGCGTTTTGTTCCCTGGTCTTAAGACAAGACGGTTAGGTGTCCGCGGAGAATCCAAATACCACTATGTCAACTTCACATTACATGAGGAATCACCTGAGGTACATGAAGCCCCAGCTCAGATAGCTCGCCCTCAGACTGAAGCTAGAAGCCTCACCCCAAATTTCAA CCAACTCCCCGCGCCATCGAATATCAGTCTGAGCCAAGGAACACTGCCTTCACCTCACATCGGTACCGACGTGAAGCCAGATGGAAACTCACGCCAATCCGCTTTTGGATCCCACAGCTTGTATAATGAGCATGAAGTCAGGAAATTGGAAGATCTCAACTGTACGACAAAGACTCAACTCGAACTCGCCTTCCCTCCCGTCAACGAAGAAGTTTTTGCACTCGCTGACCCTCTTCCTCTACCATCTATCGATCGGTTCCTCCCTCAAGGAACTGATCCCGACGCCGCAAAATCTCTCTCGGCACTGTACCGGGCTCACTGCACATCACTCGTAGAATGTATCAGGTACTGCAAGGAGAAAAACTTCTTCCACCTGTACACCTCTTTCCAAGGAACACTGACAACCCCCGTTCAAAAACTGTTTGCGAACCCAGCCTTGGCGTCTTGGGTTGAGGAATGTGATTTTGTCCTCTATCAACGCATGATGAGGATAGTATCGAGTCTCACGCTCCAAGTTGTGCCGAAGCCTGTCTTGGATACCTTCAGGACCATTTCAGACAGACTTGTCCCCCACATCCGGGAGTCGTTCCAAGGTCAGCCACAGCACGTAGTACGAGCCAAGGAAGCCCCCGCGACGCTTTTTGCTGGACTCCTTGACCGTGCGCTCAGGGTAAACCTGACAGCTCACGCGGCCGCAAATATGCTTTCCACCGAAGAAAATCGTACGCAGATGTTCGAGGATTGGGTTGCCATGATACGACTGCGAAAGATTGCCGAGTGCGTACCCACTCGAGGCATGGACGAGGTGGTAAAAATTCTCCTTCATGATGTTCGATCGCTTTTGAACAATCCCAAGGTAGATTGGACAATACAGGGTGTCACGGTCTACTCAGAAACCAGCTCCAGCAACAGTCGCTTATCGAATGACGACAACGTAGGCGCACCAGGTCAAAATGTCCTTGAGGCCTGGGTTGCGTTTCTCAGAGGCTTGCCTCAGAGATTCCCTTACGCTTCGGCCACGGAAATCGTGTGGTGTATCGAGCGTATTGGTACAGCAGTGATGCGAGACATCACGCTTCGCGGCGGAAAGAGCTTTGGTTCGTGGTGGGTGACAAAGACATGGCTAGACGAGATGGCATGCTTTTTGGTGGAGACGGGAGGATTCATGAACCAGAAGAGTAGCCGCACCACAGGTACTAACACAACCACCCCTCCACGGTCGACGAAAGATACAAGCCGACAAACTTCCCGATACAGCAGCGGTAGCGACGAACTCAACCTAAACAATGCGTCTCAGAACCAAGGAGAACGGGCACCGTTCCCCCCCGCCTCCAACAAGGTGAACCAAAACTCAATGAGCATGAGTGGTGGTGACATGCACGATGACAGTGGTATTGGGATCAGAACGCCCGAGGAAGAATTCAACCTGGACAAGTTCGACTACACGGGTGCAGAAAACCAGGAACATGACATGTTGACAGGATCGGAGTTTGCTACAGGTGGACTATGA
- a CDS encoding hypothetical protein (BUSCO:20628at5125) yields the protein MGSLSYNNSPDLGWVVQKFGGTSVGKFPDKIAKDIVRATLSQNRVIVVCSARSTGKKAEGTTSRLLAVYGKLRGVGAAICSDEEQQNELVEQARGLMLDICNDHVFAAESFIKDQSLRETLIQTVKDECQELVEYIVAAKRFNLEINSRAKDRVISFGEKLSCRFMAALLQDMGVESEYVDLCDAFHYDATDRLDDKFYRTASEAFTRKISACENRVPVVTGFFGNVPGSLIDGDIGRGYTDLCAALLAVGVKAEELQVWKEVDGIFSADPSKVPTARLLSSITPSEAAELTFYGSEVIHHLTMDQVIRAEPPIPIRIKNVKNPRGNGTIVVPDRMRSASHQLTRGSPTPKAEVEHRKPKRPTAVTIKDHISVINVHSNKRSISHGFFARVFSILNHYSISVDLISTSEVHVSMAIHASSQQVEAFGNAAAELADCGDVSILTDMAILSLVGAEMKNMVGIAGRMFSTLGEHNVNLEMISQGASEINISCVISARDATRAMNVLHTHLFTFLE from the exons ATGGGAAGCCTCTCGTACAATAATTCACCGGACCTTGGTTGGGTCGTCCAGAAATTCGGTGGTACCAGCGTGGGCAAGTTCCCGGACAAG ATTGCAAAAGACATTGTCAG AGCCACCTTGTCTCAGAACAGAGTCATCGTAGTATGCTCTGCGAGAAGCACGGGTAAGAAAGCAGAGGGCACCACCAGCCG CCTGCTGGCCGTCTATGGCAAGCTGAGAGGTGTCGGTGCTGCTATATGCTCTGACGAGGAGCAGCAGAATGAATTAGTTGAGCAAGCACGCGGATTGATGCTCGACATTTGCAACGACCATGTCTTTGCCGCTGAATCATTCATCAAGGATCAGTCTCTTCGTGAGACGCTCATCCAGAccgtcaaggatgagtgTCAGGAGCTGGTTGAGTATATCGTGGCCGCCAAGCGATTCAACCTCGAGATCAACTCAAGAGCAAAGGACCGTGTTATCAGCTTCGGTGAGAAGTTGAGTTGTCGATTCATGGCGGCTCTGTTGCAGGATATG GGCGTCGAATCTGAATACGTCGATCTCTGCGACGCATTCCACTATGATGCCACAGACCGTCTCGACGACAAGTTCTACCGTACTGCTTCCGAGGCTTTTACCCGCAAGATTTCTGCTTGTGAAAACCGCGTCCCGGTAGTCACTGGATTCTTTGGGAATGTGCCCGGTAGTCTCATTGATGGTGACATTGGTCGTGGCTATACAGATCTTTGCGCAGCTCTTCTAGCTGTGGGTGTCAAGGCCGAGGAATTGCAAGTATGGAAGGAAGTCGACGGTATCTTCTCAGCCGATCCTTCCAAGGTTCCCACAGCGCGCCTCCTTTCATCTATCACTCCCTCAGAAGCAGCTGAGTTGACTTTTTACGGCTCAGAGGTCATCCATCATCTTACCATGGATCAAGTTATCCGCGCTGAGCCTCCTATCCCCATTCGTATCAAGAATGTCAAGAACCCCCGTGGCAACGGCACCATTGTTGTTCCTGATCGCATGCGCTCTGCTAGCCATCAGCTTACACGCGGTTCTCCCACTCCCAAGGCTGAGGTAGAACACCGAAAGCCCAAGCGTCCTACCGCCGTCACCATCAAGGACCATATCAGTGTCATCAACGTGCACTCGAATAAGCGATCGATCTCTCATGGCTTCTTCGCTCGTGTTTTCTCTATTCTCAACCATTACTCCATCTCCGTCGATCTCATTTCTACCTCTGAGGTGCACGTTTCCATGGCTATTCACGCGAGCAGCCAACAGGTCGAGGCTTTTGGTAATGCCGCCGCGGAGCTTGCTGATTGCGGTGATGTAAGTATACTCACCGACATGGCAATTCTGAGTTTGGTTGGTGCCGAGATGAAGAACATGGTTGGTATTGCAGGACGCATGTTCTCTACTCTTGGTGAGCACAACGTCAACCTTGAGATGATCTCACAGG GTGCCAGTGAGATCAACATCTCTTGTGTGATTAGTGCCCGGGATGCTACTCGCGCTATGAATGTGTTGCATACCCACCTTTTCACTTTTCTTGAGTAA